The Pseudomonadota bacterium DNA window ACAAAGTAAATCGGTAAGCCTCGGCTCTGCCGGGGAACCTAACACCTTTTAATGCCTGCTTCCCATTGATTTTATCGTTTCCTGAGGACCTCCGTAATCTCCTTTATCAGAGGTTTCGAACCGACATAAAGGGCGGTTCTTTGGTGGTGTGTTTTTGGTTGAATATCGATTATCGGTGTTCCTTTTTCATCTACGGCATCTCCGCCGGCCTCGCGGCACATGAAGGATACAACAGCGGCCTCGTACATCAGTCGCAGCTTCCCCGCAGGTTTGTTTTTCTCCGGATTTGTGTGATTTACAATAGCAGGATACATAAACATGCCGCCATTGGAAAGGATTCGATGGAAATCCCCCCCCAGGGCGCCGAGGTATCTGAAGGCATATTTTTTTACGTTTTCACTAATCCAATCCTGGACATCATGCACATAGGAATATTTGTTGGAAGCATTGAATGACAACTCCCAGCTCTTTTTATCCTCCGGGAGCATCATACGAACAGGCTTGACATAATTCATCGTATCATCTATATGAAACCTCCATGTCCCGGCCTCCTTCAATGCAAGAGTGAATGTGCCTGTGGGTATGACAAACATGCCTGCTGTTATAAAATCTTTTCCTGCCCTCAAATGACCATCCTCAGGCCCATCGAGGTTTCGCTTGGCAATGCCGAAGAGAAAGGCAACGGGCAACCCGTGGGCAACATTCGATGAACCATCGAGGGGATCAAAATAAACAAAATAACGTCCCCCTTCTGCATTGAGGTGAATGATATCGTCTGCCTCTTCACTGACCGCATAAATCACCCTGTTTGTCGTCTTCAGGTAATGGACCACGATATCATGGGCAATTTGATCCATGCGCATAACATCTTCCCCTTGAACATTAATCTCATTTGCGAACCCCAGGTTGCCTTTTAATGCCCCTGTCAGGTAGTAATGCTGAATATGTTTCGCAGCACTGATGATAGCATCCATCAGAACAAGGAAATGGTAAGTACGATTGTATCTTTCCTGATGGGCAAGTAAGAAATTCATAAAGGTTTGCTCAAACTGTATCATGTCATCTCCTTTTAATAATCCGGCAGGAAATTATATCCATTTACCTCGAAGAAATCCATTAATCTCCGCAGATAAATTCCCCGCAGCTTGCCGCCGGGTAGTTTATTGGGCGCCCCTCCCACCACAAAGTCTTTTGCCCCAGGATCTCATACTCACCTGGGTTTTGCAAAGGTCTCAATTTCTAAAAAGCGGTCCATGAATACGCGCGCCACCTTTCCTAATAACTTACAGCGTGTTTGTTTGTCAATTATTTTTTCCCCCGGAGTTTCCTCCAACACTTTAACCCTGTTGACTAATCTTTCTTTATTATAAGATAATAGGACTATGAGCAATAAATCTATACTGCAAGTCCTTGAAGAGATAGCAATGCTCCTTGATATTAAAGGAGAAAACCAATTCAAGACAAGGGCTTACTATAATGCAGCAAAGACGCTCTCAGGCATCGACAACCTTGAGGATATGATAAGAGAAAAGAGGCTCCGCGAGATTAAAGGCATCGGAGAAGCCCTCTCAAAGAAGATTGAAGAGTACGGCGAGACCGGGAAGATGGCTTACTTCGAGGAGTTAAAACGGGAAGTGCCTGAATCCCTGCTTGAACTTACCGGCATACCGAATCTGGGACCGAAAAAGATCAAAGTTCTTTACGATAAACTCAACATAACGAATACCGGTGAACTTGAATATGCCTGCAAGGAAAACAGGCTCATCATGCTACCCGGTTTCGGAGAAAAGACCCAGCAGAAGATACTGAAAGGGATTGAGTTTGTTAAAAGGCATAAAGGTGAGTTTCTCCTTGGAGATGTCTACCCTGAGTCTGAAAAGATAAAGCAAAGATTAGAAGCCAGGACACGGCCGGGGTGCGTAGAGGTGTGCGGGAGCATACGCAGATGCAAGGAAGTGGCAAATGATATCGATGTCCTTGTTGCCGGGGGCGACCATGAAGGCTTATCGTCATATTTTATCGCCATGCCGGAGGTTGACGAGGTGCTGCTCACTGGTGACACAAAAACATCCTGCCGCCTTAAATCAGGGATCGAAGTTGATCTGAGAGTGGTAAGCCAGGAGGCCTTTCCCTATGCCCTCATGTATTTTACCGGCAGCAGGGAGCACAATGTCAGATTGCGCGGGATTTCCAGGAAGAAGGGATGGAAGCTGAACGAATACGGACTTTTTGAAGAAAACAGGCTTATCAGCCTTAAAACCGAAGAGGAAATTTATAATGCCCTCGGCCTTTCCTACATTCCGCCGGAATTAAGAGAAGACGGAGGTGAGATAGAGGCTTCAGAACAGGGCAGGCTCCCGGAGCTTGTCAGACTCGAAGATATGAGGGGCGTATTCCATATACACACCGAATTCAGCGACGGTGTTGATACTATCGAGCGGATGAGGGATGAGGCAAGGAAGATGGGCCTTGCATATATGGGCATTTCAGACCATAGCAGGAGCGCCTATTACGCAGGAGGACTTAAGGTTGACGATATTTACCGGCAGTGGGAAATCATTGACAGACTGAATGAAGCAATGCCGGATTTTTATATATTCAAGGGCATTGAGAGCGATATCCTGCCTGACGGCAGTCTCGATTACGATGAGGAAGTCCTGAAAGGCTTCGATTTTATTATCGCATCAATCCATTCAAATTTTAACCTGGGTCAGGAAGCTCAGGAAAAAAGGATTTTACGGGCAATGGAAAACCCTTATACGACCATGCTCGGTCATCCCACAGGCAGGCTCCTGCTCTCGCGCGAAGGTTATGCTGTAGATATGAGAAATATCATTGACGGGGCTGCAAAACACAATGTAATAATAGAACTCAACGCAAGTCCATACCGGCTTGATATAGACTGGAGATACCTGAAACATGCAAAGGAAAAGGGGGTTATGATCTCCATTAATCCTGATGCCCACGCAACAGCCGGTCTCTATGAGATCCTATACGGTGTCGGCATTGCGAGGAAGGGCTGGCAGGAAAAGAAAGATGTGTTGAACACGCGCACTGCCGCCGGGATAATGGAGATATTCAAAAAATGAAGCCCGTCATACAGCTTCCCCTTGCCTTCCCTCAACTGCAAATGATAAAACTATTTTGAACAGGGACCTACATATTTTCCTGATATTTTGCTCGTCATTTGGATAGTCCCCTGTTCTTTACTCTTCATTTAAGAGCTACTTTTTATCCAGCACCTTGTTCCATTGATCAAGTTGTTCCTTATAATTTTCTGCCAGTTTTGTGTAATCTCCTTCAATCAGAATTGTATTGATTTTATCTCCCATGGCGATGCTGTTCACAACTTTATTGTCTTTTGAGTCAACAACTTCACCAAAGACAGTATGCTTGTTGTCCAGGTATGGAGTTGGAATATGGGTTATAAAGAATTGACTTCCGTTTGTATTCGGTCCGGCATTTGCCATAGATAGAATTCCGGACTTGCTGTGTTTCAATTCCGGTGAAAACTCATCTTTGAACTGATACCCCGGGCCACCTGTGCCATTGCCCAGCGGACAACCGCCTTGAATCATGAAGTTTGGAATTACCCTATGAAAACTCAAATTATTATAAAAACCTCTTTTTGACAGGTTCACAAAATTCAGTACAGTAAGCGGTGCTTTATCCGCAAATAGCTTCAGCTTTATGTCACCTTTGTTGGTTTTTATTGTAGCTGTTATCGAAGGGTATGCTGCTTTCCCTTTTTCTTTACTCTCTTCTGCTGCAAATGACATGAGACCACTTAAAGCCAAAAATGATAACACTAAAATAATTAATACTGCTTTTTTCATCATTTCAATCACCCCTTAACATATTGAATTTTATAGTATTATGCATAATTCTGGTATACAAAAAGCCTGCAATGAACCATCCCTATAGGGGGTTCATTCCTGGTGTAACGAAAGGACTATTAACTATTATTCCCAACCGGATTCACGGTCACACCCGGCCCTTTCAACCTTATTTGTTTTTTCCCATTGCGTAACCGACTGTGTCTCGGTTTTATTCATCTTATTGTTCATGCAAACACAGTACTTAATGACAACATCCGTTGCGACTTTGGCGCCGACATTGTCATGCAGACACCTGGAGATTCGTATCAGGTCGTTTGCATCGGCATACACGGTGCTGCTTGCCATAAGAGATCCGATTAAAAC harbors:
- the polX gene encoding DNA polymerase/3'-5' exonuclease PolX, which gives rise to MSNKSILQVLEEIAMLLDIKGENQFKTRAYYNAAKTLSGIDNLEDMIREKRLREIKGIGEALSKKIEEYGETGKMAYFEELKREVPESLLELTGIPNLGPKKIKVLYDKLNITNTGELEYACKENRLIMLPGFGEKTQQKILKGIEFVKRHKGEFLLGDVYPESEKIKQRLEARTRPGCVEVCGSIRRCKEVANDIDVLVAGGDHEGLSSYFIAMPEVDEVLLTGDTKTSCRLKSGIEVDLRVVSQEAFPYALMYFTGSREHNVRLRGISRKKGWKLNEYGLFEENRLISLKTEEEIYNALGLSYIPPELREDGGEIEASEQGRLPELVRLEDMRGVFHIHTEFSDGVDTIERMRDEARKMGLAYMGISDHSRSAYYAGGLKVDDIYRQWEIIDRLNEAMPDFYIFKGIESDILPDGSLDYDEEVLKGFDFIIASIHSNFNLGQEAQEKRILRAMENPYTTMLGHPTGRLLLSREGYAVDMRNIIDGAAKHNVIIELNASPYRLDIDWRYLKHAKEKGVMISINPDAHATAGLYEILYGVGIARKGWQEKKDVLNTRTAAGIMEIFKK
- a CDS encoding peptidylprolyl isomerase; protein product: MSFAAEESKEKGKAAYPSITATIKTNKGDIKLKLFADKAPLTVLNFVNLSKRGFYNNLSFHRVIPNFMIQGGCPLGNGTGGPGYQFKDEFSPELKHSKSGILSMANAGPNTNGSQFFITHIPTPYLDNKHTVFGEVVDSKDNKVVNSIAMGDKINTILIEGDYTKLAENYKEQLDQWNKVLDKK